gttttttttttaatattaaggTAATGAATCATATTCTTGCACGTTACTGATCATCAATGTTTAAGAGACATGTTTTTAATTATACTAACAATGTTTAAGAAGTATAAACTATACAGTGGCCTTCATAATAAAGCACTACGTCTGATTTAAATCCAAGAGATCAATAGCTATGTTCTAATTACAATGTGCTTCGTACTGGTTATCAAAACATGTACTCTTTACCTCCAACTTCAGAAAGAAAATACTACTCCAAGAGCTTTCATTTTATTCTCTCCCCCCTTCACCAAAAAGAAACTTAATAATTGTTGACTACAGTCACATAGCAGAAGATATATGATAAGAgactagcatttcaaccaatggTACGAGGAAAATATGACAACTTGTTATGAGCTCCATGAACATTATAAAATGACATCAAATATTTTTGTAGATCATGAAAACTCACTCTAATGCTCTTGCTGTGCCTAGTGCAATCTTAACTCGGCTATTCCATGTAAGTGGCTTGCTTTCCTCATCTGACAGATGCAGGAACTCATGCAGAGAACCATTTTTGTGGAATTCATAAACCAGAAGGTGCTGCCCATGCTCTGAACAATATCCAACCAGCTCAGTTACATTTGGATGGTGCAACCGGGATATCTCAGAAACAATATCGAGAAAATCTTCAGGATTCTGGAGTGCAGAAGAGTTGATTTTCTTGACAGCAAGAACCTGTGGCGTTTCAAAAATTAGAAAGGAACTTAGAGGATGGTTCAGTTATACGGGAATAGATGATAGTAGCTTTAAACCGAAAGTTTTTAACAGACATAATTGTTCAACTAAATGAATGTTTTATTATCAAACttttcttctttcattttctttagaTAGGTAATTTTTCTTATCGAACATTTATTTCTCATTTTAACTATATTGCTTATAGCAGCACATAATAAATTCATGATATGAAATCCATATTCAGCTAGAAACATTTTCTTTTCATAGGTAGTTAGTCAGTCATAAAAGAGAAATCATACCTTTCCATCATCGAACTGAGCCCGATAAACACGCCCAAATGATCCCTCACCAATAAGGTTATCAACACTGAAGCTATCAGTCGCCATCTGTAGGTCTGCGATTGAATATTGTCTAGCATTTATTTTAGCAGTATTAACTTTCTTGGGTGGGACAATTGGTTTTGCTGCTATGTCATCTTCATCAAATGACTTGTGACGTTCAATAGGTGGAGGTCTTAGGTTTACTACCGCAGGAGCTTCAAATGCTTTCACACTTGGCGCAGCGGAAGCTTGATTAGTTTTCAACTCTGCAGCCAAAAATGGACAATGAACAGAAAATCCAGACAGAAAAGCAAGAACCAGACTCTTAAGTGTTACAAATAGGCAAATGCACAATCAGGTTCAGATTAATGAGACAGGGAAGTGAGATGAGGCTTAAAAGGCATAACTATGAACAACCGACTGATGAAGTTGAGCAAAGCAAAGAATTAGAATTTGCGAAGAGATGAATATGGTTGTAAGCACAAAATGGGTTAGAATGGAGAAACAATTTTCCAGCTATGCACATGAAGATGATTCTTCACTTTGCTGAAAATAGCTTTTTGAAGCAATAGTAGTTGTATAAAGGTCAATTAGATTTCTGAAGAGTTTTAGTGTCATACGAAGACAAACCATCAAGGGGAGCTGACTATAAATCTTCGAAACAGGCATATGACCAGATCCACTGGAAGAGACCATAAAGATGAAGTTTTCTTTCTGTCAGCGTCAACAGGTCTAAACATCAGTTCGAATTTCTACAATTTAGTTCTTGGAACTTTTCAGCATGTAAGAACTTTTGTTTCATCGGAAGATGGGACCTGTCACATCTGTGCAGTTTTATATTTCAATGGTAAATTTTGTTCCTTCCTTGGTTCTTTTCTTCTATATCAACGATAGTTGCTGGCAAAGTTTTGATCTTAGTTAAACATCACTTAAAAGTTATGAACGCTAACACGCAGTGATTCAGCACAAAGGTTAAGGTTGATTCTCCAAATTCACTTCAGAACATTTTCTTTTGATGCAACAAGTCTATCTTACACCTTTTCTAGACAGATACATGAATGAGGTCAATGATACTACGATTGATTGTTATGTTCCATAACTAAATAACAATCACAGAGACGATGACAGGGTCTAATAAAAATCTTAACTCACAAAACCAAGCAATTATGAAAAGAAGTACCTTGTACTTCCTGCGAAGCAAGAGGAGCAAATGGCTGATTATCATGTTTTTCGATGTCCGTTGATGACCGTCTCGATCTCTTCTTGATAACAAAGAATGCTACAATTGCACCAACAACTAGAATAGATATTACTATGCCTGCAATGGCTCCACCCCCTATCCCCGATTTACCACCACCATCACCACTGCCTCCACCACCAGAAGGGCTATTCTTGCCTCCTGAATTGTGGTGTCGCCTGCTTGCCGGGGGTGTGCCAGGTGGAGGAGGGGGTGCAGGTCCTGAGTTCCATGAATTACCATTTGATCTGTTACAAGAGTGTCACAAACTCTGAATAATTCAGAAAGCACTTTCGAAATAAATTTCAAGAACAAAACCAATCACGCTAGCATAAGATACTTACTTCGCGATCCCTTGCAACTGGGTAGGAACCCAGCCGGTAAAACGGTTGTTCTCAACATTCCTAAAGCATAAAGGAACACGCATGACTTTCAGCCATGCTTTAAATCGAGACTATAAATAAGATAAAATATCAATGATAATATCTACGAAGAACCATAGACTAAAAACTCACAAGTCATCAAGAGGAAGATTGGCTAAGACATCAATAGTTCCTGTGAACTGGTTGTTTTGCAAATACCTGCATGATTCAATATGTAAACCTCAACATTGAAGGACTCAACCAATTGTCTACAAGGACGAAGCAGAAAATTATTATCTCACATTTTGTGCATACTAGTCAGTGCCTTGAAGCTTTGAGGAAGGTCACCCGTCATAGCATTGAATGAAAAATCCCTGGAGCATAAAGATTAATCAATGAAAAACTATGCGACAAAGAATGATTAGCTAGTCATTTTGAGGTTTTTAAGACTTGGCCTAAGAATATCTCAAAATATATATGCAGCTACTCAGTTAACTTAATTGGGACAACCAAATAATTCTACAGTCAGAACAAGGATCAGATACTGTTTCATGATATTGACTTTCTTTCCCAAAGCAACAACTCAAATGGAAGAAAAATAAGTGTATATTAATGAGCTAAGAGTGGCATGTTATACCTACGACACCTCGTATAAGACCACGACTTGGTAATATTATAACACTCAAGAAATGGCATGAGAGGAAGATAGGCCTTACAATGTGTTGAGAGAAGACAGAGAGTCGAATGCGGCAGTCACTTGTCCTTGAATTTGATTATGACTGACATCTCTACAGCCAGATACAAATATTGCGCAGAGTCATTGAAAAGCTTAACCTTAAAACAAAAGCTTACTGCTGGAAAGGAAATTGCAATCAAATTCAATGATTTTACATACAAGTATCGGAGGGAAGTCATCTGCGAAATGGAATATGGAAGGCCACCATTAAAACCATTACTAGCAAGGTTTCTgcattgcaaggcaaggtttaaGAAAGATAACAGGAAAAATAGAGTCTGGAATGACAAGAATGTACAAATTATGAGACATACAGTCTTTGCACATTTGGAGGAAGCTGATATGGCAACTGGTTTCCCAAATTGTTATTGCTTATATCACTGCAAATCCCCAAAGATTAAACGTGTGTAAGAATTTAATATAAGTCGAAAAGACATCTATGAGGACATTATTGAAGGCCATTCATCTTACAAATTAGTCACAGATGTTAGACTCGCTAATTGGTAGCCCAGTGAACCAGAGAGTCCAAGACCTGATAACTTGCTGAAGGAGAATGAAAAAGGAAGCAAGCATCAGAAATCACCAAGTCAACAATTCTGAGAGTTGAAACAACATGCCGAAGAAgataaagaaggaaaacatcaaaAATAACTACTTATAAACAATAAGGAAGGCAGAAACTCACATTTCAGTAACTCTATTGCCCGAGCAAGTAATGCCTTTCCAGTTCTCTGCACAAGGATCACCGCCATTGGCAGTCCATTTTGTTAGCTGCCCAGGTGAATTTAGGCTGCTATACATAACTCTCAGAGCAGCAGCTGAAAATCAAAGTACCACCAGAAAAAAATTAGACTGAAATCCAATTAGGCATATTTACCTGTCAACACACTCTTACAATGCCCAAAAGAAATTGTATATTTTGATTAACAATAGCTGGAAGAGAAATCAAACGTCCGACAAACTGTTAATGAGCGGTGTATCTACCAGACATCAACAAGCATGGTGAAACACAACAAGTGTGTTGATCAAGCCGTGAACCTATTTGTTTATTATCATCAGGAGAACAATCTTTTAAGTTATGAAGTCCTTGATCAATTTTAACCTCACTTGTTTTTTTCGCGGCCCACCCCTGTCTCTTCCAAGcagcaaaaagaagaagaagaaaaaaaaaaaaaaaaaaaaacttgtcgAGCAATGCTTGgccgaaaatagtgaaatccatCAAATACGTCTGACACAGTTTCAATATGTCAGTTCCCAGAATAAAGGGTTGGGTTCTCATATGGTCTTATCACCATTCTTCTTGATTCCAAATTTCTTTAACAAAGATAATGACTTTATGAGATAATAACTACTTTATTAGTTGAGTGAAGATTCCACAATACTAAAAGTCCACCGACAAGACCAAATGCATACATGATAACTAAAGAATCCAAGAGAGCTTGATTAATGCCTTGATAAAAAAGAAACTTTTCAGTTTCACGCAATAAATTCAGGTAAAGAAAATAATTCCGACAGTTGCTGAGTTGAGTCCAAATATGCATCAACTGATCAGTAAACACATACAGAAACAGATAAAGATAATGAATGCCTAAACGAGAAATGATATCTTACCGTCATTTGGATCTGTGTCGGCAATGACAGAACAACAAAGCAAAATGCCGATGACTACCGGCAGTAAACTCATCTTTAACGGCGTCGTTCAACACTTGTCGGAGTTTTAATTACCAGTCAGTCACAAAAACCCAAGTTTTTTAGCTTGGGAACAAGAAAGGCTTTGTCAGAACTTTCCTATTTTTATTTACAACTAAATTTCCCTTTATAATATTTTGGgagtattttattttataaaaaaacaaaaaaaggaataTAAATCTATATAGTGAAAAAGAGATGAGGTGGTTGGGTGGGGAGAGGGGGGAGGTAGTAGGCATTCTAATGAAAAGCTGGCAGGCACGATCTGCTACAAGAATCCAAAGCCACAGAGAAGTATActagtagagagagagagagagagtatagtATATTTCATTTTAGAATATTAATTGGAATTTATTTCTGTATACAG
The nucleotide sequence above comes from Lycium barbarum isolate Lr01 chromosome 3, ASM1917538v2, whole genome shotgun sequence. Encoded proteins:
- the LOC132633566 gene encoding protein STRUBBELIG-RECEPTOR FAMILY 6-like, which codes for MSLLPVVIGILLCCSVIADTDPNDAAALRVMYSSLNSPGQLTKWTANGGDPCAENWKGITCSGNRVTEIKLSGLGLSGSLGYQLASLTSVTNFDISNNNLGNQLPYQLPPNVQRLNLASNGFNGGLPYSISQMTSLRYLDVSHNQIQGQVTAAFDSLSSLNTLDFSFNAMTGDLPQSFKALTSMHKMYLQNNQFTGTIDVLANLPLDDLNVENNRFTGWVPTQLQGIAKSNGNSWNSGPAPPPPPGTPPASRRHHNSGGKNSPSGGGGSGDGGGKSGIGGGAIAGIVISILVVGAIVAFFVIKKRSRRSSTDIEKHDNQPFAPLASQEVQELKTNQASAAPSVKAFEAPAVVNLRPPPIERHKSFDEDDIAAKPIVPPKKVNTAKINARQYSIADLQMATDSFSVDNLIGEGSFGRVYRAQFDDGKVLAVKKINSSALQNPEDFLDIVSEISRLHHPNVTELVGYCSEHGQHLLVYEFHKNGSLHEFLHLSDEESKPLTWNSRVKIALGTARALEYLHEVCSPSLVHNNIKSANILLDAELNPHLSDSGLASLIADADQTWDHNTGSGYGAPEVAMSGQFTIKSDVYSFGVVMLELLTGRKPFDSARARSEQSLVRWATPQLHDIDALAKMVDPALEGLYPVKSLSRFADVIALCVQPEPEFRPPMSEVVEALVRLVQRANMSKRTVGARGETDAQDYEP